A window from Balearica regulorum gibbericeps isolate bBalReg1 chromosome 1, bBalReg1.pri, whole genome shotgun sequence encodes these proteins:
- the NRIP1 gene encoding nuclear receptor-interacting protein 1: MTHGEELGSEMHQDSVVLTYLEGLLMHQAAGGSGTAVDKKSTGHSGEDQNFKISGNIFPSCQSNGPVLNTNTYRGSGMLHLKKARLLQSSEDWNAAKRRRLSDSIVDLDGKKEALLAGMVENVPKGKQDSTLLASLLQSFSSRLQSVALSQQIRQSLKEQGYSLSHDSLQVEKDLRCYGVASSHLKTLLKKSKAKDQKLDNSLPDITKNLPKERFIESPHAVQSGPKVINEPLSCAARLQAVASMVEKRSSPAASPKPSVACSQLALLLSSEAHLQQYSREHALKAQNANQVASERLAAMARLQESAQKDIGQFGLAKGITSHLNGQTGSSTKTASSKSNMAPFQSSAGIMHSPPKTVGYKSTLERRNLKTSPSNSLLLHLLKSQNTTKHVKGHEQSERVSIFEDSSTPTTIDEYSDNNPSFTEDDSSDDERSHSNCLPIDLSFKQRTDKPDAGPPASLDNLTQSLLHNWDPKVSCPENKEDKDTPKASKLNPHQKVTLLQLLLGHKSEEKVDKSHDPQGPHSAADVAKFTVQTGKRTPVTDSPSANRMTPLSTPPLLASTKADSPIDLSHQSLAIKHSSPPYACSIQPDRLVNPASKHLIDLSKNKEIQGTKLSRNNSPQNSSAFSASKLLQNLAQCGMQTSMSSEEQRASKQLLAGNTDKPVGLIDRLNSPLLTNKLSTHEENNKIFSCQPAPTEQGLPGSEIENLLERRTVLQLLLGTPNKGKSEKKERMLLRDESSQEQTDKALNEQILTVKIKTEPSEESNVPYNSNAQQVRECKGNKFQGFVHSLQRNTAASPASEELKSEPLSPQDFSFSKNGLLSRLLRQNQDSYPADELDRSHRNNELTHLESKSLCTVPKKRKLHTEPLESPLKKMKSNVSDAANNHASPTEALYGPLLNQQELKFSRSDAEFKYAVSHGSNNESENRSWSRDSKGFNVLKQLLLSENCERDLSQHRNNVLTEGKKKGNKTSATVIKPEFSISSVSSLMASPVQQNNCVDHRTFQYPVAVKSPASSPFPEHLGSTVSRLESDQFNMCPVPGEKGPIRWVITGMDKNDYEKDSPRLTKTNPILYYMLQKGGNSVSSQEAHDKEIWNEPSYTDSSTHVTIKEELTSNAELKTPFSNFDKEIWNEPSYTNSSTHVTIKEELTSDAELKTPFSNLRSPYNSHMGSKTSHQHGVNGEMHGLLEKVLTIKKEPE; this comes from the coding sequence ATGACTCATGGAGAAGAGCTTGGCTCTGAGATGCACCAGGATTCTGTTGTTCTAACTTACCTAGAGGGATTACTAATGCATCAAGCAGCAGGAGGCTCAGGTACTGCAGTTGACAAAAAGTCTACTGGGCATAGTGGAGAGGATCAAAACTTTAAGATTTCTGGAAATATATTTCCCAGCTGTCAAAGTAATGGTCCAGTTCTTAACACAAATACATATCGGGGATCTGGCATGCTGCACCTCAAAAAAGCAAGACTGTTGCAGTCTTCCGAAGACTGGAATGCAGCAAAGAGAAGGCGGTTGTCTGATTCCATTGTGGATTTagatggaaaaaaggaagcttTGTTAGCTGGCATGGTAGAAAATGTGCCTAAAGGCAAACAGGATAGCACATTACTTGCCTCTTTGCTTCAGTCGTTCAGCTCTAGGCTGCAGAGTGTTGCTCTGTCACAGCAGATTAGGCAGAGCCTTAAGGAGCAAGGGTATTCCCTTAGCCATGATTCTCTACAAGTGGAGAAGGATTTAAGGTGCTATGGCGTTGCGTCCAGTCACCTGAAGACTCTGCTGaagaagagcaaagcaaaagatCAGAAGCTGGACAACAGCCTGCCTGATATAACAAAGAACCTGCCCAAAGAGAGGTTTATCGAATCTCCTCATGCGGTGCAGAGCGGACCTAAAGTGATCAACGAGCCACTGTCATGTGCTGCAAGATTACAAGCTGTTGCAAGCATGGTAGAGAAACGATCTAGTCCTGCTGCTTCACCGAAGCCCAGCGTAGCATGCAGCCAGCTAGCTTTACTCCTTTCAAGTGAAGCTCACTTGCAGCAGTACTCCAGGGAACAtgctttaaaagcacaaaatgcaAATCAGGTAGCAAGTGAGAGACTTGCAGCTATGGCCAGATTACAAGAAAGTGCTCAGAAAGATATTGGGCAATTTGGTTTAGCAAAAGGAATTACAAGCCATCTCAATGGTCAGACAGGATCATCAACCAAAACAGCATCTAGCAAAAGCAATATGGCACCATTTCAGAGTTCAGCGGGAATCATGCATTCACCTCCCAAAACTGTGGGATACAAAAGTACTTTGGAAAGGCGTAACCTGAAAACCTCTCCCAGCAACAGTTTGCTCTTGCATCTACTGAAAAGCCAGAATACCACCAAACATGTAAAAGGGCATGAACAGAGTGAGAGAGTCAGCATTTTTGAAGACAGCAGCACACCAACAACTATTGATGAGTATTCAGACAACAATCCTAGTTTTACGGAAGACGACAGCAGTGATGATGAAAGATCCCATTCTAACTGTCTTCCTATAGACCTATCCTTTAAACAGAGGACAGATAAGCCAGATGCGGGTCCACCTGCATCACTGGATAACCTGACTCAGTCCTTGCTTCATAACTGGGATCCAAAAGTTTCCTGTCCAGAGAACAAGGAAGACAAAGACACTCCAAAAGCTTCTAAGCTGAATCCTCATCAGAAAGTAACACTGCTTCAGCTGTTACTTGGCCATAAGAGTGAAGAAAAGGTAGACAAGAGTCATGACCCTCAGGGACCACACAGTGCAGCTGATGTGGCAAAATTCACTGTACAGACTGGTAAAAGGACTCCTGTTACTGACAGTCCCAGTGCAAATCGAATGACGCCGTTAAGCACTCCACCTCTGCTGGCTTCTACAAAAGCAGACTCACCTATCGATCTCTCGCACCAATCGTTAGCTATCAAGCATAGCTCGCCACCGTATGCCTGCAGCATCCAGCCGGACAGGCTGGTGAATCCCGCATCTAAACATTTGATAGACCtttctaaaaacaaagaaattcaaGGAACCAAGCTGAGCAGGAACAATAGTCCCCAGAACTCTTCGGCTTTCAGTGCCAGCAAGCTGTTGCAGAACCTCGCTCAGTGCGGCATGCAGACTTCCATGTCAAGTGAAGAACAAAGAGCTAGCAaacagctgctggcagggaacACAGATAAACCTGTAGGCCTGATTGACAGATTGAACAGCCCTCTGCTTACGAATAAATTGAGTACgcatgaagaaaataacaaaatattcagtTGTCAGCCTGCACCCACTGAACAAGGACTTCCAGGTTCGGAAATAGAAAATCTCCTTGAAAGGCGCACtgtccttcagctgcttctgggAACTCCCAATAAAggtaaaagtgaaaagaaagagaggatgCTTTTAAGAGATGAAAGTTCTCAAGAACAGACAGATAAGGCTTTGAATGAGCAAATAttgacagtgaaaataaaaactgaaccATCTGAAGAATCAAATGTTCCGTATAATTCAAATGCACAACAAGTAAGAGAGTGCAAGGGTAACAAATTTCAAGGATTTGTTCATTCACTGCAGAGGAacacagctgcttctccagcatCCGAGGAGTTGAAATCTGAGCCTCTTTCGCCTcaggatttctctttttccaaaaatgGCCTGCTAAGTAGGTTGCTGAGACAGAATCAAGACAGTTACCCTGCAGATGAGCTGGACAGAAGTCACCGAAACAATGAGCTGACACACCTTGAATCAAAGAGTCTTTGCACAGTACCGAAGAAGAGGAAGCTTCACACTGAGCCTTTGGAAAGTCcattaaaaaagatgaaaagtaaTGTGTCTGATGCTGCAAACAATCATGCTTCTCCTACAGAGGCACTATACGGGCCTTTGCTTAACCAGCAAGAACTGAAATTCAGCAGAAGTGATGCTGAATTTAAATATGCTGTAAGTCATGGTTCAAATAACGAAAGTGAAAATAGGAGTTGGTCTAGAGATAGTAAAGGCTTTAATGTGTTGAAACAGCTGCTTCTCTCAGAAAACTGTGAGAGAGATCTGTCACAACATAGGAATAATGTACTAACAGAgggcaagaaaaaaggaaacaaaaccagtgcaACAGTTATTAAACCTGAATTCAGCATTTCGTCGGTGAGTTCGTTAATGGCAAGCCCTGTGCAACAGAACAATTGTGTAGATCATAGAACATTTCAGTATCCTGTAGCAGTAAAAAGTCCTGCCAGTTCCCCCTTCCCTGAACATTTGGGGAGTACAGTATCTAGGCTCGAGTCCGACCAGTTTAACATGTGTCCCGTGCCCGGTGAAAAAGGGCCCATCAGATGGGTGATCACAGGTATGGACAAGAATGATTATGAAAAAGACTCTCCAAGACTGACCAAAACCAATCCAATATTGTACTACATGTTACAGAAAGGCGGCAACTCTGTTAGTAGCCAAGAAGCACATGACAAAGAAATCTGGAATGAACCTTCATATACCGATAGTTCAACTCATGTTACAATCAAAGAGGAGTTGACATCCAACGCAGAGCTGAAAACTCCTTTTAGTAACTTTGACAAAGAAATCTGGAATGAACCTTCATATACCAATAGTTCAACTCATGTTACAATCAAAGAGGAGTTGACATCCGATGCAGAGCTGAAAACTCCTTTTAGTAACTTAAGAAGCCCTTACAACAGCCATATGGGGAGTAAGACCTCTCATCAACATGGTGTGAATGGAGAAATGCATGGACTTCTGGAAAAAGTGCTAACAATCAAAAAAGAGCCAGAATAA